The proteins below come from a single Gossypium raimondii isolate GPD5lz chromosome 2, ASM2569854v1, whole genome shotgun sequence genomic window:
- the LOC105787472 gene encoding calmodulin-lysine N-methyltransferase, giving the protein METNSNSASSKPSASSLRWRILSRAVLHRAKNPEDESQLGMKLISRKAAKGFNLIPCQLLNHDHESRDAQFCYTLPTQGCPKLVLTQRLNNNADLTDFEICNRHNIDNTGTVCQWPSEDVLAYYCLSHADMFRSKRVIELGSGYGLAGLTIAATTEALEVVISDGNPQVVDYILHNINTNSGAFGETRVKPMKLHWNEKEVSNLSHTFDVIVASDCTFFKEFHKDLAQVTELLLKKPGPSEAIFFSPKRGNSLDKFLEEIKDNGLLFSITEIYDPEIWNRHQQFMNGDESWPGYEKDHCYPLLIRITR; this is encoded by the exons ATGGAAACGAACAGTAACAGTGCAAGTTCAAAGCCTTCAGCTTCTTCATTAAGATGGAGAATCCTTAGTCGAGCTGTTCTTCATCGTGCCAAAAATCCAG AAGATGAATCGCAATTGGGCATGAAGCTCATTTCCAGAAAAGCAGCAAAAGGATTCAACTTGATACCGTGTCAGCTGCTAAATCATGATCACGAGTCTAGAGATGCCCAGTTTTGCTACACCTTGCCCACTCAAGGATGTCCCAAGCTTGTTTTAAC TCAGAGATTGAATAATAATGCAGACCTCACTGACTTTGAGATTTGTAATAGACACAACATTGACAATACTGGGACTGTCT GTCAGTGGCCATCTGAAGATGTCCTTGCCTATTATTGCTTATCACATGCAGACATGTTCAG GTCTAAAAGAGTTATTGAGCTCGGGTCAGGTTATGGCTTAGCTGGCTTAACCATTGCAGCAACCACAGAGGCATTAGAAGTAGTAATTTCAGATGGAAATCCTCAAGTGGTCGATT ATATTCTGCATAATATTAACACAAACTCTGGAGCATTTGGTGAAACAAGAGTAAAGCCCATGAAATTGCACTGGAATGAGAAAGAAGTTTCAAATCTCTCACACACTTTCGACGTCATCGTTGCAAGTGATTG CACCTTTTTCAAGGAATTCCACAAAGATCTTGCTCAAGTAACAGAGCTCTTGTTGAAAAAACCAGGACCCTCTGAAGCTATATTTTTCAGCCCAAAAAGAGGTAACTCATTAGATAAGTTTCTGGAGGAAATCAAGGACAATGGCTTGCTTTTCAGCATAACAGAGATCTACGACCCGGAAATATGGAATCGTCATCAACAGTTCATGAACGGAGATGAGTCATGGCCTGGCTATGAAAAAGATCATTGTTACCCATTGTTAATAAGAATTACGAGATAA